CGAAAACACCACCGACGGTAGCCGCGCAATACGGACTACCCATACGGTACGCATTATCATCTTCATGCGGTTATTTGGAGGGGCGCGGCAGTAACATGCCAGGACGTTTGGCACCCGCACGGTGCTAGAACCGGGTGCCCTTCGGGCGTCGTATCCCGGCGTGGCACCCGGTGAATTATGCCCCAGCTCCAAAGCTCACCGCGTTGACAAGCTGCTCCGTGAGGCGATCGAAGCAACTCCTACCGATCAGCCACCTTTGCCCAGGCCCGACGTTCCATCAGTGATCGAGCTATTCGTCCCACCGGCGAGATTATCGACGCCTGGTGCGCTGCTGCCAAGCTCATGAGCGCCAGCAGGACCCGACGGCTCGCTCTCGCCTTTGTTGGAAGCTTCGGGAGAAACATCCGCGAGCACCCCAGGAATCTGCGAAGTATCGCCCTCGCCGGTCGTCTCGGCACTGTCGCCGCTGATCCGCACGTTATCGTCGCTCCCGTAGCCGCCGACCATGTTTTCTCGCTCTGACCGATCGCTCATAGATTAGCCCACCTTCCCATCTTCTCAACCAGCACGCAACGCATGCGCTCGTCGCTGATCCACACGCCACACGAGCCTGGCGCTGCAAAACATATGCCAGCGACCACGATCCTCTCTACCGTATCCATCGCCGCTTCGCACGTCCACATCAGTGGCCGAGGTCGTTGCGGCGGGCCGCTGGATAGTACAAAAACGTAATTATCGCGATACCGGGAACCTGCGTGGTACTCAGGACCATGGTCCCATAGTCGGACGTGGTAGGCAGGAGTATCGTAGAGGCATCCGTTACAGCATGATACTCGACCAACTGGGGGGTGGGCCGAGCATCACACTGTAACGGTTTTTTCATGCATCACCCCGATCAGACCTGGGCCGGGTACCTCAAAAGCCAATCTGATCGATCCTGAACTGCTCGCTGATGCGCATCGGCAGCTCTTTGATGCAGTTGTACACACGAGTATCTTCATACAGCCCTTGCTCCACAAAATGCCGTACGATCTCGCGGCGCTCCCAGCCCTCCAAGAACAGACCAAGCACCTCGCTATGCAGCGGATAGCGCGCCTGCCACTCCTCGGCGATCGTCTCCAGCCGCCCACGCGCCGCGCGCGGCCCGCCAAGCGCCCGAAGCAGATGCTTGATATACTCCGCGCTGGCGACCGATGCGATCGTCGCCTCGCGCACCGCTTTCTGGTTAGCCGTCGGAAACCGCGTGAGCCAGCCGAGCACCAGGGTAATATCCTCCGCTGTCCACATATCGATATGAGCGGCTCGAACCGCCTGCAACACACGGCCCGCAACCGTCTGCAACACCCCAAAAACCCGCGTATACTCGGCACAGGCATCGCCGGAGGGCACGGGCGCTGGACGCTGCACCAGCTCATACAGCATCCCAAGCGACTCATCCGACAGCGGAGCGGCCACCACATGATGGCACCCGCCAACCAGCGCTTCTGTCTCGCTCTCCGTCTCAGGTTGGGTGGCGAGGCCAACCAGCCAGGTGGCGCGCATCTCATGCGCCTGCATATGACGGGTAAAGATTGCGGCTAAGAGCGAGCCCGGCAGTTCGGGAAATCCGGGCTCGGTGCCCAGCACATCCAGCAAAATGAGCGATGGAGGCGTGCGTCGGGGTGCCGTGAGCAGTTGGAGCGCCTCGGCGTATCCGTCGAGCAGCGAATAGGCGGTCCTCACCTTAAAGCCAATCTCCACCAGCCTGCGACGCTGGCGGAGAATCGTTGAGCCGTGAGCGGCGATCAGCAGCGCGGTAGGCCGCTGCACACGGTGCCGCGAGGGTTGGTGAGACGCCTGGGGATCATCCGGCATCGTGTACGGAGCGTAACGCTCTTGAATGAGAGGGCGTCCCGCAGTGAACACGATCACAGCAAACCCTGCGCAGATCGACACTTCTACCTGAACATCCGCAACAGAGCGCAAAGCTTCTACCTGGACATCCACAACAGAGCGCAAAGCTTCCGTAGAGGGGGCGATCGCAGTGGCGAGTTCTGTGCAATACATAGCTACGATACACCTTGCTGATCGATGCTCCCTGGGTGGGGGCAGGCCCCTGGAACATCACACCTACTCCGGGCCGTCAGTCGAACATCCGGCGCGGGCAGCACAGCGCCTAGCGATGAAATTTCGAGCACGCCACGCGATGTTGCTGCTGCCTGCTGCCGCCATATCGGTTGAGCATATAAAACTATCAGCGAGAATTACTACAAGCTATCAGAGAATGCCTGGCTTGACAAGGGGCCAATCCGAACTAATTTTCTAAAAATTCACCCCTCGTCGGCACGATTCGATCATCTGCGGAGCGCCTGTGAGCACTGCATGCCGCGACAATTCCCGCTCTCACGCATAACGTGGGGCAGGTGAGATGCCTGCCCCACGTGCGATTATGTCTTCCAGGTAGCGAATTTCTGGGGGAATTTCTCGCGGAGACTCACCCAATGCCCGCGCCCGATGATCAGGTGATCGAGCACTTCCACGTCAAGGAGCTTACCCACGATCACAGCCTGCCGCGTGACCAGCAGATCGCCGGAGGGGTGATTGTGGACGAGGATGATCGCCGCGCTGTTGCGCCGGAATGCCTCGCGGAAGAGTTCGATCGTGCGGGACTCCACCGCGCTAAGCTGGCCCTGATACACGGTGTGGATCGTCTGGACGCGCTTGAGGATATCCAGGCAGATCACCCGAAGCTGCTCCTGCTGAAGATGGCTCATCTCCGCCATCAGCAGCGCGGCCCCATCCGCCGGGCATGTCACCCGCCCGGCGGGCAGCGGACGCAGCACAGCGCTCAGCACCCTGATCATGGCCCGCACCTCAGGCGGCGGCGCGTCCGTCAGCAGCGCGGCCCGCAGAGAATCGCCAGTGTGCGCGGCAAGCGTACGCAGCGCGCACGTCGAGGTAGGGAGCGATTGCGTCGCGCAAGATCTGCTCCTGTGAGCGTTTGCGGCGCTTCATCGCGACACCTCACAGGAAGAACACGGAACACAGGCGAGAATCAAGAGCTGAGAGTGGGAAACAGAGATCTCGAAGTGGGGAACCGATCCGGCGGGCGTGGGAAAACAAGCCGCGCATGGTACAATCAGCGATACGGCCATGAAAGAGACTTCCTTTCTTGGTCTGAGGTTCGTCCCAGGTGGGTAATAGCACCGGGGGCGAACCGCTCTTTAAGTTGTGCGCCGATTATATACCGTCGTACGCCGATTTGTCTAGCGCGCAAATCGCCCGAATCGCCGCGCGGATGGCCCGATCGTCCACGCTGCGACTGCTCAAAAGAGGCGGAAAAGAGGCGGATTTTTGCGTTACTCATCCTCCGTTTGGGCGGCCAATTCCACATCCCGTCAGGTTGAAGCACGAGCCGGGCCGCGCGCAGGGGCATATGACGTACGCCCTCGATTTGCGATTGACATCAATCGCCTGGAGGAGTTGATAATGCCAGTATCTAACGCGGAGTGGACATGCGCGCTACGGAACGTTATTATGTAGCCATGCACGGCATCGACAGCATGCGCAGGCGCGCATAGATCAGCGGCAGCGAAGGCCATGCGAGAGAGATAAACGGGTGCAGCGCGCGCATGCCCAACCACACAGCAGCAGATTAGCAGGTACCACGTAGCGGAGCCTGCGCGCAGAGACGCTGCCAGAAGGGTGAGTGGTGAGAGCGCAGAGTGCTTATCGCACCTGCGACAGATCACGAACCAGACAAAGCGAAAAAGAGACAGAAGGTGATCACCATCGCCATGAGATGCCTATGGCTAGGCGGCGATGTCCAACGGAAAGTCAGGCGACTTGAGTGGATCCAGCAACCGTTTCTCAGGCAGATGGCGAACCGCCTGGTTGTCAGCTAGCC
Above is a window of Herpetosiphonaceae bacterium DNA encoding:
- a CDS encoding JAB domain-containing protein gives rise to the protein MIRVLSAVLRPLPAGRVTCPADGAALLMAEMSHLQQEQLRVICLDILKRVQTIHTVYQGQLSAVESRTIELFREAFRRNSAAIILVHNHPSGDLLVTRQAVIVGKLLDVEVLDHLIIGRGHWVSLREKFPQKFATWKT